A portion of the Ricinus communis isolate WT05 ecotype wild-type chromosome 10, ASM1957865v1, whole genome shotgun sequence genome contains these proteins:
- the LOC107261983 gene encoding receptor-like serine/threonine-protein kinase At2g45590: protein MTKWLLTIINNLQKLRKHYELVDINNKILKALPLKDYSLKVASREEADEDFGKVSTDELTYEMTLKKEEEQEKERETKRKPLAIKSSTKPRESESSNGSESSEDEDEDLAIVSKKQGHIKADCFKSKNKKKFEKKKEKKRAFKATWNDISSSEDEDEEVANLFFVAQKDAPSEIGGISNTSSMRGTVCYVAHEYGGGGLLLDKSDVYNFGVLLLVLITGRRPLQVTSSPMSEFQRANLIHWARHLARAGKLLDLVNQSVQSDEDEDDDERLLLRLIKTEMEKSSEQRLPLPMPIYRDEEEI from the exons ATGACCAAATGGCTTCTCACCATTATCAATAATCTTCAAAAATTGCGCAAGCACTACGAGCTTGTTGACATCAACAACAAGATTCTAAAGGCTCTTCCACTTAAGGACTATAGTTTGAAAGTGGCAAGTAGAGAAGAAGCCGATGAGGACTTTGGGAAGGTGTCTACAGATGAACTTACTTATGAGATGACTCTTAAGAAAGAGGaagagcaagaaaaggagaggGAGACAAAAAGGAAACCCTTAGCTATCAAAAGCTCCACCAAACCTCGAGAGAGTGAGAGCTCTAATGGATCCGAATCAagtgaagatgaagatgaagatctTGCAATAGTTTCGAAGAAG CAAGGGCACATCAAGGCCGATTGCTTCaagagcaaaaataaaaaaaaatttgagaagaaaaaggagaagaaaagagCCTTTAAAGCCACATGGAATGACATTTCATCAagtgaagatgaagatgaggaAGTGGCCAATTTATTCTTCGTGGCACAAAAAGATGCACCAAGTGAG ATCGGCGGAATTAGTAATACTTCGAGTATGAGAGGAACTGTTTGTTATGTTGCTCATGAGTATGGAGGCGGTGGTCTCTTATTAGATAAGTCTGatgtttataattttggaGTTCTTTTGTTAGTTCTTATTACTGGTAGGCGTCCACTTCAGGTTACTAGTTCTCCAATGTCTGAGTTTCAGCGTGCCAATCTTATACACTGGGCTCGTCATCTTGCCCGTGCAGGAAAGCTTCTTGATTTGGTTAATCAGTCTGTACAGT CTGAtgaggatgaagatgatgatgagcGGTTACTGCTGCGATTGATTAAAACAGAGATGGAGAAGAGCAGTGAACAGCGGTTGCCGCTGCCTATGCCGATCTACAGAGATGAAGAAGagatttga
- the LOC8277275 gene encoding U-box domain-containing protein 4: protein MVSLEDSHSNANRFPLTRTNNNFYNPSSVSNTRINRHVGRSMRTIRSNFYQNDNSGSCCSFTTAADNDSTYVSENLTDSVIDMRLGELASRNSKTEKSAKSSSDEDFLDISQAFSDFSACSSDISGELQRLACLPSPENAPKAENSESAEPEPEPCLGFLQRENFSTEIMESISPEDLQPAVKICVDSLQSPSVAVKRSAAAKLRLLAKNRSDNRALIGESGAIPALIPLLRCSDPWTQEHAVTALLNLSLHEENKGLITNNGAIKSLVYVLKTGTGTSKQNAACALLSLALVEENKSSIGACGAIPPLVSLLISGSSRGKKDALTTLYKLCSIKQNKERAVSAGAVKPLVGMVAEQGTGMAEKAMVVLSSLAAIEEGREAIVEEGGIAALVEAIEDGSVKGKEFAVLTLLQLCADSVRNRGLLVREGGIPPLVALSQTGTVRAKHKAETLLGYLREPRQEASSSSP from the exons ATGGTTTCCTTAGAAGATTCACATTCAAATGCAAATCGGTTCCCGTTAACCCGAACCAACAACAACTTCTATAACCCATCTTCGGTTTCTAATACCAGAATCAACCGCCATGTGGGCCGTTCAATGCGCACAATACGCTCTAATTTTTACCAAAATGACAACAGTGGTAGCTGCTGCTCTTTCACTACGGCCGCCGACAACGACTCCACCTACGTCTCTGAGAATTTAACCGATTCGGTCATCGACATGCGTCTCGGCGAACTTGCCTCCCGAAACAGCAAAACCGAAAAGTCCGCAAAATCATCCTCCGATGAAGATTTCCTTGATATCTCACAAGCATTCAGCGATTTCTCGGCTTGTAGCAGCGATATCTCGGGAGAATTACAGCGCCTTGCTTGTTTACCGTCCCCTGAAAACGCACCTAAAGCAGAAAACTCTGAATCGGCTGAGCCGGAACCGGAACCTTGCTTAGGGTTTCTGCAGAGAGAGAATTTCTCAACTGAAATAATGGAAAGTATTTCGCCGGAAGATCTCCAACCAGCGGTCAAGATCTGTGTAGACAGCCTCCAATCACCGTCGGTTGCAGTTAAAAGATCAGCCGCAGCGAAACTCCGGCTTCTTGCTAAGAACCGGTCCGATAATCGGGCATTAATAGGCGAATCGGGTGCTATTCCGGCTTTAATTCCACTTCTCAGATGCAGCGATCCATGGACCCAAGAACATGCAGTGACAGCTCTGTTGAATCTTTCACTTCATGAAGAAAACAAAGgtttaattacaaataatgGAGCCATAAAATCCTTAGTGTATGTGTTAAAAACCGGTACTGGAACATCAAAGCAAAACGCAGCGTGTGCTTTGCTTAGTTTAGCATTAGTAGAAGAGAATAAAAGTTCCATTGGAGCATGCGGAGCAATACCACCACTTGTTTCTTTACTAATTAGTGGATCAAGTAGAGGCAAGAAAGATGCTTTAACTACCCTTTACAAGCTCTGTTCGATTAAACAGAACAAGGAGAGAGCAGTGAGTGCAGGAGCCGTGAAACCATTGGTGGGTATGGTGGCGGAGCAGGGAACGGGGATGGCGGAGAAGGCGATGGTGGTGTTAAGTAGTTTGGCGGCAATAGAAGAAGGGAGAGAAGCGATTGTTGAAGAAGGAGGGATTGCTGCGCTTGTTGAGGCTATTGAAGATGGGTCAGTTAAAGGGAAGGAATTTGCTGTGCTTACATTGTTGCAATTGTGTGCTGATAGTGTTAGGAATCGGGGGTTGCTTGTCAGAGAAGGTGGCATCCCTCCTCTTGTTGCGCTTTCGCAGACTGGCACTGTCCGTGCTAAGCATAAG GCTGAGACACTTCTTGGGTATTTGAGAGAACCAAGGCAGGAGGCTTCATCTTCCAGTCCTTAA